The following coding sequences lie in one Mercenaria mercenaria strain notata chromosome 5, MADL_Memer_1, whole genome shotgun sequence genomic window:
- the LOC128557324 gene encoding uncharacterized protein LOC128557324 — protein MFIKSLQKKLQITVMEGFNAFGQYVPPLILFPGERLRDVGLNGFMEAIYAATENGWMDSETFVAIVRTVEEYAKAQEIRFPIILFVDGDFTHMSLTVAEYSKENDVILYRLLPNATHIFQVCDIGFFSLMKSAWKQCAKDCQMDNIGKVLGKKEFQVCLKNKFSQTAAYDKHNIYK, from the coding sequence atgtttataaagtcGTTACAAAAAAAGCTTCAAATCACTGTTATGGAAGGATTCAATGCATTCGGACAGTATGTACCTCCACTTATTTTGTTTCCGGGAGAAAGATTACGTGACGTTGGACTAAACGGATTCATGGAGGCAATTTATGCCGCTACCGAAAATGGGTGGATGGATTCAGAAACATTTGTGGCCATTGTACGTACTGTGGAAGAGTATGCAAAAGCCCAAGAGATAAGGTTTCCTATCATCCTTTTCGTCGATGGTGATTTTACTCACATGAGTCTAACTGTTGCGGAGTACAGCAAGGAGAATGACGTCATACTGTATCGTCTGTTGCCAAATGCGACGCACATCTTCCAGGTCTGTGACATTGGATTTTTCAGCCTGATGAAATCCGCATGGAAGCAATGTGCAAAGGATTGTCAAATGGACAATATTGGAAAAGTACTTGGCAAGAAAGAGTTTCAAGtctgtttaaaaaacaaattttcacagACAGCTGCGTATGACAAACataacatttacaaataa